Proteins from a genomic interval of Myxococcales bacterium:
- a CDS encoding 50S ribosomal protein L1 yields the protein MASRGKRYRAAAELVEEAKLYPLDEAVELLKQMPKGKFDESVDIAVRLGVDPKHADQMVRGALVLPHGTGSTVRILVFAKGDKEAEAKAAGADYVGGEELAKKIQDEGWMEFDRVIAAPDMMGIVGRLGRVLGPRGLMPNPKLGTVTPNVGQAVEEQKAGKVEYRVDKNGIIHCPIGKHSFSAEHLIANASALVAALVKAKPAATKGTYMKTLSVSTTMGPSVRIEPGSTAVA from the coding sequence ATGGCGAGCCGAGGAAAGAGATATCGCGCGGCTGCGGAGTTGGTGGAGGAGGCGAAATTGTATCCCCTCGACGAGGCGGTCGAGCTGCTGAAACAGATGCCCAAGGGCAAGTTCGACGAGAGTGTCGACATTGCGGTTCGCCTCGGAGTCGACCCGAAGCACGCAGATCAGATGGTCCGCGGTGCCCTGGTGCTGCCCCACGGCACCGGGAGTACGGTTCGGATCCTCGTGTTCGCCAAGGGCGACAAGGAAGCTGAGGCCAAAGCTGCCGGAGCGGACTACGTCGGTGGCGAGGAACTCGCCAAGAAGATTCAGGACGAGGGTTGGATGGAGTTCGATCGCGTCATCGCGGCTCCGGACATGATGGGCATCGTAGGTCGACTCGGTCGCGTTCTCGGGCCGCGCGGTTTGATGCCCAATCCAAAGCTCGGGACGGTTACACCCAATGTGGGTCAGGCCGTCGAAGAACAGAAGGCGGGCAAAGTGGAGTACCGGGTCGACAAGAACGGAATCATTCACTGCCCCATCGGAAAACACTCATTCAGCGCCGAACATTTGATCGCCAATGCGTCGGCGTTGGTCGCGGCTCTGGTCAAGGCGAAGCCTGCGGCTACGAAGGGTACCTATATGAAGACGCTTTCCGTATCGACAACGATGGGTCCCTCGGTGCGCATCGAGCCTGGCTCTACGGCGGTGGCCTGA